The Punica granatum isolate Tunisia-2019 chromosome 4, ASM765513v2, whole genome shotgun sequence sequence GGGACCTCCTACTCAGAATCCCCAGTCGATTCGGGgttggggccgccaatcggcgatCCCGACCTCTCCACTGAGGTCGTCCGCGTCCTCCGTGGGTACCGGctacctcggtggaggggtcggggtcgccgattggcggcctCGACCCCTCCtcccctttcgattttcttttaggactaaaatggaaagtttatgatatgaatgataaaagaaaaaaatttataactaaaatgattaaaaggctaaATATTGAtgattggaaaaagaaaaaaattaacgatGTAACCCCCTATATTTAACGGAGCAAACCACTAAGTGGCTAATTGTCCCAAATAAAAGAACATTATGCGATTTGTCTCGATCCCAAACCACAAGTGgagtttttatctttttcccttttttttcggtggaagtAATACATTTATTCTGCATTATGTATCAGAAACCCTTATCCTTGGGAATATTAATTCAACTAAGAATAAGTGTTCCACTTTTTAAAAGGTTCTCTTCGTAGTTCTCTTATAATTGTTACCTTATATGTAATTATGTGCACTTAAGGATTCTCCCTAGGGCAGTGCATTCCGTTATGCTACGGATCACGCCATCTCATTATGATTGGACAGGCCGTCTCCTTATCATCGAATATCAAACTGATAAGAATATATtttacatcagttttctttcTCTGATGTTGGACATTATCATGCAACCGCCACCATTACACATTATCACATAAACACCGCAATGAAAGGGTTCATATCGATATCTCTAAATATCAAATCTACGAcatattatttcattgttaTCGTGCAGGGAAAACTATACATTTCGTTATTTAAGTTTGcttgtttttctattttagtcgtttttctatttcttttattgtaaTCATATAGTTTTGAATGTTTTTTTGTTAcagtcctttttctttttcttggtttgtTTTCATCCAATTCATTTACTTACTTTTTCGTTTTCAtccttttatcaaattttttattgaaggaatttttaattttagtccTTAATCACTCATaactacttttttttatcctaattctttttttagttcatctttttcttaatattagaTGTTTTATTCTTATAATTCTACCGCTTAGTTTTCCATAAAAATGCTAACACgacattttagaaataaaataatttttaaaattttttttaaaataaattaaaataataaaagtaaaatcatGAACTTATTTGAATTAATGAAAGGGAGCGAGCATTTAGGTTGTAAGCAATCTTGGCGGGGCAGTTTGCATTAAAACCATCAGTACCCGAATTTGCAAGCAAAGAAAcggaaaaatatagaaaaaaatagagacaATTGTGCCTCGATAGCCACCAATTATGCTTGTGATGCAATGAATGATGCCGTAAAGCGCAATGATGATTGTGATTACAAAGAGAAACGTTGATAAATCTATATGCCTATGGTGACATGTCTTAGGACAGTGGTGCTTAGCGCTGTCCCCTACCATCACCTCTCTCCTTCTCAAGTTACATCATTTGTTTAATTGTTAGTACCACCCGAGTTAAAGTTATTTATATCTCAAGCTTCGAGTAGATTCATATACTTcactttattattttaattattttttttttaacaagtAGTTGTTTTTGGTGGActaaaaagaatgaaaaagtaatttttatttcaacatATATCATGTTGGTAAGACGTTTAACATTGAGGCAATATTtgatgaagaaaaaagaactaCGACAAAAGGAATAGTAAAAAAGGATTGAGgaccaaaattaaattttttcttaataattatattgataAAAGTatctaaatataaaaataatcaaagaTATTGGATGAAATTGAactaagaaaaaggaaaaaaattaaaacaaaaaaacattCAAAAGTATAGAATGTAaacgataaaaaaatagaaaaggacTAAACAAAAAAGTATCCAAATTTAGAAGATTAAATGTATAGTTTTCCCTTATCGTGCATGACAcgaaatataattaagaagAGTACGGTAAGTTGCAATTTGCAAAAACtgttttattttgaataaTGTTGGAGAAGAGGTGAGTACACATTATTGCCAGTGCTTGTGTTCCTGCCGAGTTGTCCCTCAACCTCAAGGAGCAGTTCTAAAAGCTCACTTCAGGATAAAATGAAAGTTTATTGTAACAATTTTTATGACGACTCTAACCCCACTCTAGAGTTTTCATGTGGGATCTAAAGATAATGCCGAAGTATAATCAGTTATTTCCATAGATCCACTTCTCGGCGTTGCTGATGTAGGCGACCAATTCTTCGGGTTTGAACCACAAGTTGATTTCATCCTTTGCAGTCTCTGGGCCATCACTCCCGTGGATAATATTCCTGCAACGCAGAAGACGAGTCATCCACGGTTAATTAAAGTAATAATAGATCGAATGAATATACTAAATATGCTATTGCCCAAACGTCACGGATTGCAGTGGGATTGTGATTCCATGAAGTGGTAATCTACAAAGCACAAATCTGCGCGTATATGTGCAGGTGAGCCTGGTGAGGTCTGGGCTTAAAAGAATGTCCAATGCAAGAATCATACCTTCCAACAACAACTGCTAGATCACCTCTGATTGTTCCAGGTTCTGATTTCTGAGGATCAGTGGCTCCAATAAGTTTCCTACCATATTTTATGACTCCCTCTCCTTCCCAGACCTGTAAAAGTTACAGAAATAAGTTCGGCATGATTAGACCACGTTGATTAGAATTAAGTCAAATAGGTAAAGATGGGAGATCAGTGCCAACCATGGCAACAACTGGGCCGGAGCTGAGGAAGTCGCACAGTCCATTGAAGAATGGTCTTTCCTTGAGATCATGATAGTGCTTCTGGGCAAATTCCTTTGAGGGAAGAACAATCTTAATCGCGACAAGCTTAAATCCTTTTCTTTCAAAGCGAGAAATGATCTCTGAGAtctggaaaatgaaaaaaaaaaagtcccgTGTCACAGTCAAGTCATGAAAAAGGGGGCAATTCTCATCAAGTAACACATACAGCTCCATATAAACAGCAAAGAGATATTGAAGAATGACCAAATGAGATGCCAAAGAAAGACAGAGTAATTAGTACAGTTCAGATCAATACTTACCAGACCCCTCTGCACTCCATCaggtttgatagcaatgaaaGTGCGTTCCATCTGCATGGAATTTACGGAATTCATGTCAAATAAAACTCAGCAAGCAACAACTAAATGGTACAGATATGGGAAGAAGACCTGTAATAAGTCCTCATTACATTACCTCAGCAGCATGTACCTCCTGCTCCTGAAGCATGTAAACTGTATACATAGAAAACTAGGTATTAGAGATGAATAATTTACTCCAccgagatagagagagagagagagagatcagcAAACTGTTCAGAGTGAAATTGCTTCTTCATAGTGTCAGGAGAATTTCAAACCCATGGGCTCAACAGTGTACGCAAGCCCAATTTTTCACTCCTGCTGTCATGCTTGAGCACAGTATAATTACTGTAGAAGAGGCTCCGGATGCCACAATGCTAAAACTTCAGCAATGGACAAGGCTCCCCTTCTTGTAAACCTAACTTGGGAATGGCTGGTCCTTGCTCAGAATTTATTGACTGTGTCCAGCGAAATCTAGTTTTTcacatgattattatttatacaAAAAATGTACGAAGTTAAAAATTCTTATGTCATTCGTAGTACCAGCCAAGACAGATTGAAAACATTTATGCAACTTCTGCACTCTCTAGATTTAATAAGCAATTTTGAATGTATGCTACCCGGGACAACTTAAAAAGTTTGTATTTCCACGACAAGAATTACGTACCAGTAGATCTAGTTGTATTTATGTTAGTACAAGCAACGGGAGTAAGAGAAACCAAAGAGCTAGCTATAAGTGAGTTACCTGCAGCAGGCAGTGCAAGGGCTCCTGAAATCCATCCCCTTGATGCATTTTCAGAACCGGCTTTGGCAAAGTTTGATAATAAAAGTGATGACCTGCCGCTGAATGTAACTGCTGTAGCTGAGGCTACAGCTCTTCCTTCTGCAAGAGGGACCAAAAATCAGTAAAATCAATtggggtaaaaaaaaaaaaagaagaagaagaacttTAAGAGTGCCTTTGGATCTAGAGtttagttgagttgagtttttattttaattagtctgtaataattgtattgttgaattatgaaaaaaagtgtgaaaaagtgatgaatagttaagagaatttaatattcaaaattgaattgaatgattaaaaaaattaaaaaattaaaaaaagtaatgattgtgttgttgaattgaagataagtggagttgagttgaaaattttaaaaaaaacaaatacacCCTGACATTTACCatgtgtttagttttagaatTGAGCTGAGTTGAgttatgattttaattggtttgtaatgattgtgttgttaaattatgagaaaaaaacgtgaaaaaataatggatagttaagagaaagtaatgattgtattgttgaattatagaaaaagtaataaatagtttagagaatttagtattaaaaattgaattgaatagttaaaaaattgaagaaaaaggaaaaagtgataattgtgttattgaattgaaaataaatagaattgaatgaagttgagttgagttaaaaaaaaatttgaatccAAAGAAGGCCGTGTGTGCATTATGCAGCTATGGAGGAGACTATTGCAGCTAGTTGTTCTCCGTTATTTAACGTATTAGATTTACTTCGGAATGCATAGCTTTGAGGAAGGGACAAAAAATCTAATTCCTTTAACATCAAGAAATGTTGATTAAATTACATCTCGGGAAATACAACAACGCCAAACATTTTTCAGCAATTGCAGGCAAACGTCACAAAATAACACCGACTGGTGATCCAGCTTCAGCCACTACGGCAGAATGCACATTGAAGAAGGAACTCGCTGCAACAGCACCGTAATTCATTTCAAATCACAAACGGTCCAACAAAACGAATACTGGCTCTGTTTCCCATGAAAGAGGGACGCGATTGAGCAGGAATCATTTCACCACACTTGAATCTTGACCCATCCAATACCAAAGGCACTCCATCCTATGAAAAACCAAAATCGGGAGAGATCCAACGGAAACATGGATTTGCACCAGCAATGGTACACATACGCAGATATCAGATAGCCTTATCTGTTTTGTTTTAGCTCCAACAAATTGGGAGAACAGCGAAGGTAGAAAAACTCGAGACACAGGATCAATCAAACAGAAACACAGAGCATGGCATCGCAGCATGAAGGAACCAAATGGATGAAGAGGAGGGGGGATATTACCGGAGTAAAAGCGGGAGTTCTTGGCGGCGGCGGAGAGGAAGGACCTGGCGTTTCTGGAGGCGGATCTGAAAATCTGGGAGCTCATTGTTTGAGATTCGGTTAAGCTGAGCTCCGAAGCAGCTCAGACTGAAATGGCTACGAGTGTGAGCAAGCAAAgctacagagagagagagagagagagagcgatgATGAAAATGGGGGAGAGAATAGAATGGAAAAGATGCAAAATGGAGAGTGGTCCTCCTGCCTGccttttatataataatgattCCCAACTTTCTGCGGTTTAGTCAAACCCTAACCGAACCTCTTGGAAGATGAGCCAATGCCGTGCTGATAAGACCGCAACCACCCGGGAGGGCAGAACTAACTGCCCGCTTCCGGCTTGAAGTTTAGGTGCTCGTTATTTTGTTCTATCGGGCCGGAGTGCAAGCGAGCCGATCTACTCGTGGTGTACTCGGGTTTCGACGTAGCTCACTGTATGAGCTACGGGTCGAGCTTGCTGTACGAGTCAGAACTTTTGCCAATATGATTAATTAGCTAATCTCCAAACAATCACCGTACTTTTCTGTGTTTGTCCTCTGGAAGTGGAGTGCTCATTACATGATAGATGACACTTATCACGTGattct is a genomic window containing:
- the LOC116203440 gene encoding nucleoside diphosphate kinase 3-like yields the protein MSSQIFRSASRNARSFLSAAAKNSRFYSEGRAVASATAVTFSGRSSLLLSNFAKAGSENASRGWISGALALPAAVYMLQEQEVHAAEMERTFIAIKPDGVQRGLISEIISRFERKGFKLVAIKIVLPSKEFAQKHYHDLKERPFFNGLCDFLSSGPVVAMVWEGEGVIKYGRKLIGATDPQKSEPGTIRGDLAVVVGRNIIHGSDGPETAKDEINLWFKPEELVAYISNAEKWIYGNN